In Columba livia isolate bColLiv1 breed racing homer chromosome Z, bColLiv1.pat.W.v2, whole genome shotgun sequence, one DNA window encodes the following:
- the NAA35 gene encoding N-alpha-acetyltransferase 35, NatC auxiliary subunit isoform X1: protein MVMKASAEDDDAGWELGMPDKMEKNHTSWVDITRDFEEACRELKLGELLHDKLFGLFEAMSAIEMMDPKMDAGMIGNQVNRKVLNFEQAIKDGTIKIKDLTSPELVGIMDTCFCCLITWLEGHSLAQTVFTCLYIHNPDFIEDPAMKAFALGILKICDIAREKVNKAAVFEEEDFQSMTYGFKMANSVTDLRVTGMLKDVEDDLQRRVKSTRSRQGEERDPEVELEHQQCLAVFSRVKFTRVLLTVLIAFTKKELDFCLVRQKSFVASPKAKTSAVAEAQKLMTQAADLLSAIHNSLHHGIQAQNDTTKGDHPIMMGFEPLVNQRLLPPTFPRYAKIIKREEMVNYFSKLIDRIKTVCEVVNLTNLHCILDFFCEFSEQSPCVLSRSLLQTTFLVDNKKVFGTHLMQDMVKDALRSFVSPPVLSPKCCLYNSHQAKDYIDSFVTHCVRPFCSLIQIHGHNRARQRDKLGHILEEFATLQDEAEKVDAALHSMLLKQEPQRQHLACLGTWVLYHNLRIMIQYLLSGFELELYSMHEYYYIYWYLSEFLYAWLMSTLSRADSSQMAEERIMEEQQKGRSSKKTKKKKKVRPLSREITMSQAYQNMCAGMYKTMIAFDMDGKVRKPKFELDSEQVRYEHRFAPFNSVITPPPVHYLQFKEMSDLNKYSPPPQSSDLYMAASKHFQQAKMILENIPNPDYEVNRILKVAKPNIVVMKLLAGGHKKDSKVPPEFDFSPHKYFPVVKLV from the exons ATGGTTATGAAAGCTTCAGCCGAAGATGATGATGCAGGATGGGAACTCGGTATGCCTGACAAGATGGAAAAGAATCATACAAGCTGGGTAGATATAACCCGTGATTTTGAAGAAGCTTGCAGAG AACTGAAATTAGGAGAATTGCTTCATGACAAGCT TTTTGGTCTTTTTGAAGCCATGTCTGCCATTGAAATGATGGATCCCAAGATGGATGCTGGTATGATTGGAAACCAAGTTAATAGGAAAGTTCTTAACTTTGAACAAGCTATTAAG gatGGCACCATTAAAATAAAGGATCTCACTTCACCTGAGCTGGTAGGAATAATGGATACatgcttttgttgtttg ATAACATGGTTAGAGGGCCATTCCTTGGCACAGACAGTATTTACTTGCCTTTATATTCATAATCCAGACTTCATAGAAGATCCTGCTATGAAGGCTTTTGCTCTAGGAATCCTGAAAATCTGTGATATTGCCAGAGAAAAAGTTAACAAAGCTGCTGTTTTTGAGGAG gaaGATTTTCAGTCAATGACTTACGGATTTAAAATGGCGAATAGTGTGACAGATCTCAGAGTTACAG GTATGCTAAAAGATGTAGAAGATGATCTCCAAAGACGAGTGAAG AGCACTCGAAGTcgacaaggagaagagagagatcCAGAAGTTGAACTTGAA CATCAACAGTGTTTAGCTGTGTTCAGCAGAGTCAAGTTTACCCGGGTACTGCTGACTGTTCTGATAGCATTTACCAAAAAAGAG ttGGATTTCTGCCTCGTTCGGCAGAAGAGTTTTGTGGCCTCTCCAAAAGCAAAA ACAAGTGCAGTTGCAGAAGCTCAGAAACTAATGACTCAGGCAGCTGACTTGCTTTCTGCCATTCACAATTCATTGCATCATGGTATCCAGGCACAGAATGATACCACAAAAGGAG ATCATCCTATTATGATGGGCTTTGAGCCTCTTGTTAATCAGAGATTGCTGCCACCAACTTTTCCTCGATAcgcaaaaataattaaaagggaagaaatggtcaattatttttccaaactAATAGACCGAATAAAAACTGTATGTGAAGTAGTCAACTTGACTAATTTGCACTGTATACTG GATTTTTTCTGTGAGTTTAGTGAGCAATCACCATGTGTTCTTTCAAGATCACTGTTACAG ACAACTTTTCTGGTAGATAACAAGAAGGTGTTTGGCACTCACCTCATGCAAGACATGGTAAAAGATGCTTTAAGGTCTTTTGTCAGTCCTCCAGTACTTTCCCCGAA gtGTTGTCTTTACAATAGTCACCAGGCAAAGGACTACATTGATTCCTTTGTGACACATTGCGTTCGG ccGTTCTGTAGTCTGATTCAAATCCATGGACACAACAGAGCTCGTCAGAGGGATAAACTGGGTCACATTCTTGAGGAATTTGCCACCCTTCAAGATGAG GCAGAAAAAGTAGACGCAGCACTGCATAGTATGTTACTGAAGCAGGAACCGCAAAGGCAACATTTGGCTTGCCTGGGCACCTGGGTCCTCTATCATAACCTTCGTATTATGATACAGTATCTTCTGAGTGGCTTTGAGTTGGAACTTTACAGTATGCATGAATACTACTACATATATTG GTATCTGTCAGAGTTCCTCTATGCCTGGTTGATGTCAACACTGAGCCGTGCTGACAGCTCTCAAATGGCGGAGGAGAGAATAATGGAGGAACAACAGAAGGGTCGTAGtagtaagaaaacaaagaaaaagaaaaaag TTCGCCCTCTCAGCAGAGAGATCACCATGAGTCAAGCATACCAAAATATGTGTGCTGGGATGTACAAG ACGATGATTGCGTTTGACATGGATGGCAAAGTAAGAAAACCCAAGTTTGAATTGGACAGTGAGCAAGTTCGATATGAGCACAGGTTTGCTCCATTCAACAGTGTTATCACACCACCTCCAGTGCACTACTTGCAGTTTAAA GAAATGTCTGATTTGAATAAGTACAGCCCACCTCCTCAGTCATCAGATCTCTACATGGCAGCTAGCAAACACTTCCAGCAAGCTAAAATGATTCTTGAGAATATTCCTAATCCAGACTATGAG GTGAATCGAATTCTAAAGGTTGCTAAACCCAACATTGTGGTCATGAAGCTGCTGGCAGGAGGCCACAAAAAAGACTCTAAG gtTCCTCCAGAATTTGACTTCTCCCctcataaatattttccagttgtGAAGCTTGTTTGA
- the NAA35 gene encoding N-alpha-acetyltransferase 35, NatC auxiliary subunit isoform X4 produces the protein MVMKASAEDDDAGWELGMPDKMEKNHTSWVDITRDFEEACRELKLGELLHDKLFGLFEAMSAIEMMDPKMDAGMIGNQVNRKVLNFEQAIKDGTIKIKDLTSPELVGIMDTCFCCLITWLEGHSLAQTVFTCLYIHNPDFIEDPAMKAFALGILKICDIAREKVNKAAVFEEEDFQSMTYGFKMANSVTDLRVTGMLKDVEDDLQRRVKHQQCLAVFSRVKFTRVLLTVLIAFTKKETSAVAEAQKLMTQAADLLSAIHNSLHHGIQAQNDTTKGDHPIMMGFEPLVNQRLLPPTFPRYAKIIKREEMVNYFSKLIDRIKTVCEVVNLTNLHCILDFFCEFSEQSPCVLSRSLLQTTFLVDNKKVFGTHLMQDMVKDALRSFVSPPVLSPKCCLYNSHQAKDYIDSFVTHCVRPFCSLIQIHGHNRARQRDKLGHILEEFATLQDEAEKVDAALHSMLLKQEPQRQHLACLGTWVLYHNLRIMIQYLLSGFELELYSMHEYYYIYWYLSEFLYAWLMSTLSRADSSQMAEERIMEEQQKGRSSKKTKKKKKVRPLSREITMSQAYQNMCAGMYKTMIAFDMDGKVRKPKFELDSEQVRYEHRFAPFNSVITPPPVHYLQFKEMSDLNKYSPPPQSSDLYMAASKHFQQAKMILENIPNPDYEVNRILKVAKPNIVVMKLLAGGHKKDSKVPPEFDFSPHKYFPVVKLV, from the exons ATGGTTATGAAAGCTTCAGCCGAAGATGATGATGCAGGATGGGAACTCGGTATGCCTGACAAGATGGAAAAGAATCATACAAGCTGGGTAGATATAACCCGTGATTTTGAAGAAGCTTGCAGAG AACTGAAATTAGGAGAATTGCTTCATGACAAGCT TTTTGGTCTTTTTGAAGCCATGTCTGCCATTGAAATGATGGATCCCAAGATGGATGCTGGTATGATTGGAAACCAAGTTAATAGGAAAGTTCTTAACTTTGAACAAGCTATTAAG gatGGCACCATTAAAATAAAGGATCTCACTTCACCTGAGCTGGTAGGAATAATGGATACatgcttttgttgtttg ATAACATGGTTAGAGGGCCATTCCTTGGCACAGACAGTATTTACTTGCCTTTATATTCATAATCCAGACTTCATAGAAGATCCTGCTATGAAGGCTTTTGCTCTAGGAATCCTGAAAATCTGTGATATTGCCAGAGAAAAAGTTAACAAAGCTGCTGTTTTTGAGGAG gaaGATTTTCAGTCAATGACTTACGGATTTAAAATGGCGAATAGTGTGACAGATCTCAGAGTTACAG GTATGCTAAAAGATGTAGAAGATGATCTCCAAAGACGAGTGAAG CATCAACAGTGTTTAGCTGTGTTCAGCAGAGTCAAGTTTACCCGGGTACTGCTGACTGTTCTGATAGCATTTACCAAAAAAGAG ACAAGTGCAGTTGCAGAAGCTCAGAAACTAATGACTCAGGCAGCTGACTTGCTTTCTGCCATTCACAATTCATTGCATCATGGTATCCAGGCACAGAATGATACCACAAAAGGAG ATCATCCTATTATGATGGGCTTTGAGCCTCTTGTTAATCAGAGATTGCTGCCACCAACTTTTCCTCGATAcgcaaaaataattaaaagggaagaaatggtcaattatttttccaaactAATAGACCGAATAAAAACTGTATGTGAAGTAGTCAACTTGACTAATTTGCACTGTATACTG GATTTTTTCTGTGAGTTTAGTGAGCAATCACCATGTGTTCTTTCAAGATCACTGTTACAG ACAACTTTTCTGGTAGATAACAAGAAGGTGTTTGGCACTCACCTCATGCAAGACATGGTAAAAGATGCTTTAAGGTCTTTTGTCAGTCCTCCAGTACTTTCCCCGAA gtGTTGTCTTTACAATAGTCACCAGGCAAAGGACTACATTGATTCCTTTGTGACACATTGCGTTCGG ccGTTCTGTAGTCTGATTCAAATCCATGGACACAACAGAGCTCGTCAGAGGGATAAACTGGGTCACATTCTTGAGGAATTTGCCACCCTTCAAGATGAG GCAGAAAAAGTAGACGCAGCACTGCATAGTATGTTACTGAAGCAGGAACCGCAAAGGCAACATTTGGCTTGCCTGGGCACCTGGGTCCTCTATCATAACCTTCGTATTATGATACAGTATCTTCTGAGTGGCTTTGAGTTGGAACTTTACAGTATGCATGAATACTACTACATATATTG GTATCTGTCAGAGTTCCTCTATGCCTGGTTGATGTCAACACTGAGCCGTGCTGACAGCTCTCAAATGGCGGAGGAGAGAATAATGGAGGAACAACAGAAGGGTCGTAGtagtaagaaaacaaagaaaaagaaaaaag TTCGCCCTCTCAGCAGAGAGATCACCATGAGTCAAGCATACCAAAATATGTGTGCTGGGATGTACAAG ACGATGATTGCGTTTGACATGGATGGCAAAGTAAGAAAACCCAAGTTTGAATTGGACAGTGAGCAAGTTCGATATGAGCACAGGTTTGCTCCATTCAACAGTGTTATCACACCACCTCCAGTGCACTACTTGCAGTTTAAA GAAATGTCTGATTTGAATAAGTACAGCCCACCTCCTCAGTCATCAGATCTCTACATGGCAGCTAGCAAACACTTCCAGCAAGCTAAAATGATTCTTGAGAATATTCCTAATCCAGACTATGAG GTGAATCGAATTCTAAAGGTTGCTAAACCCAACATTGTGGTCATGAAGCTGCTGGCAGGAGGCCACAAAAAAGACTCTAAG gtTCCTCCAGAATTTGACTTCTCCCctcataaatattttccagttgtGAAGCTTGTTTGA
- the NAA35 gene encoding N-alpha-acetyltransferase 35, NatC auxiliary subunit isoform X3: MVMKASAEDDDAGWELGMPDKMEKNHTSWVDITRDFEEACRELKLGELLHDKLFGLFEAMSAIEMMDPKMDAGMIGNQVNRKVLNFEQAIKDGTIKIKDLTSPELVGIMDTCFCCLITWLEGHSLAQTVFTCLYIHNPDFIEDPAMKAFALGILKICDIAREKVNKAAVFEEEDFQSMTYGFKMANSVTDLRVTGMLKDVEDDLQRRVKSTRSRQGEERDPEVELEHQQCLAVFSRVKFTRVLLTVLIAFTKKETSAVAEAQKLMTQAADLLSAIHNSLHHGIQAQNDTTKGDHPIMMGFEPLVNQRLLPPTFPRYAKIIKREEMVNYFSKLIDRIKTVCEVVNLTNLHCILDFFCEFSEQSPCVLSRSLLQTTFLVDNKKVFGTHLMQDMVKDALRSFVSPPVLSPKCCLYNSHQAKDYIDSFVTHCVRPFCSLIQIHGHNRARQRDKLGHILEEFATLQDEAEKVDAALHSMLLKQEPQRQHLACLGTWVLYHNLRIMIQYLLSGFELELYSMHEYYYIYWYLSEFLYAWLMSTLSRADSSQMAEERIMEEQQKGRSSKKTKKKKKVRPLSREITMSQAYQNMCAGMYKTMIAFDMDGKVRKPKFELDSEQVRYEHRFAPFNSVITPPPVHYLQFKEMSDLNKYSPPPQSSDLYMAASKHFQQAKMILENIPNPDYEVNRILKVAKPNIVVMKLLAGGHKKDSKVPPEFDFSPHKYFPVVKLV, encoded by the exons ATGGTTATGAAAGCTTCAGCCGAAGATGATGATGCAGGATGGGAACTCGGTATGCCTGACAAGATGGAAAAGAATCATACAAGCTGGGTAGATATAACCCGTGATTTTGAAGAAGCTTGCAGAG AACTGAAATTAGGAGAATTGCTTCATGACAAGCT TTTTGGTCTTTTTGAAGCCATGTCTGCCATTGAAATGATGGATCCCAAGATGGATGCTGGTATGATTGGAAACCAAGTTAATAGGAAAGTTCTTAACTTTGAACAAGCTATTAAG gatGGCACCATTAAAATAAAGGATCTCACTTCACCTGAGCTGGTAGGAATAATGGATACatgcttttgttgtttg ATAACATGGTTAGAGGGCCATTCCTTGGCACAGACAGTATTTACTTGCCTTTATATTCATAATCCAGACTTCATAGAAGATCCTGCTATGAAGGCTTTTGCTCTAGGAATCCTGAAAATCTGTGATATTGCCAGAGAAAAAGTTAACAAAGCTGCTGTTTTTGAGGAG gaaGATTTTCAGTCAATGACTTACGGATTTAAAATGGCGAATAGTGTGACAGATCTCAGAGTTACAG GTATGCTAAAAGATGTAGAAGATGATCTCCAAAGACGAGTGAAG AGCACTCGAAGTcgacaaggagaagagagagatcCAGAAGTTGAACTTGAA CATCAACAGTGTTTAGCTGTGTTCAGCAGAGTCAAGTTTACCCGGGTACTGCTGACTGTTCTGATAGCATTTACCAAAAAAGAG ACAAGTGCAGTTGCAGAAGCTCAGAAACTAATGACTCAGGCAGCTGACTTGCTTTCTGCCATTCACAATTCATTGCATCATGGTATCCAGGCACAGAATGATACCACAAAAGGAG ATCATCCTATTATGATGGGCTTTGAGCCTCTTGTTAATCAGAGATTGCTGCCACCAACTTTTCCTCGATAcgcaaaaataattaaaagggaagaaatggtcaattatttttccaaactAATAGACCGAATAAAAACTGTATGTGAAGTAGTCAACTTGACTAATTTGCACTGTATACTG GATTTTTTCTGTGAGTTTAGTGAGCAATCACCATGTGTTCTTTCAAGATCACTGTTACAG ACAACTTTTCTGGTAGATAACAAGAAGGTGTTTGGCACTCACCTCATGCAAGACATGGTAAAAGATGCTTTAAGGTCTTTTGTCAGTCCTCCAGTACTTTCCCCGAA gtGTTGTCTTTACAATAGTCACCAGGCAAAGGACTACATTGATTCCTTTGTGACACATTGCGTTCGG ccGTTCTGTAGTCTGATTCAAATCCATGGACACAACAGAGCTCGTCAGAGGGATAAACTGGGTCACATTCTTGAGGAATTTGCCACCCTTCAAGATGAG GCAGAAAAAGTAGACGCAGCACTGCATAGTATGTTACTGAAGCAGGAACCGCAAAGGCAACATTTGGCTTGCCTGGGCACCTGGGTCCTCTATCATAACCTTCGTATTATGATACAGTATCTTCTGAGTGGCTTTGAGTTGGAACTTTACAGTATGCATGAATACTACTACATATATTG GTATCTGTCAGAGTTCCTCTATGCCTGGTTGATGTCAACACTGAGCCGTGCTGACAGCTCTCAAATGGCGGAGGAGAGAATAATGGAGGAACAACAGAAGGGTCGTAGtagtaagaaaacaaagaaaaagaaaaaag TTCGCCCTCTCAGCAGAGAGATCACCATGAGTCAAGCATACCAAAATATGTGTGCTGGGATGTACAAG ACGATGATTGCGTTTGACATGGATGGCAAAGTAAGAAAACCCAAGTTTGAATTGGACAGTGAGCAAGTTCGATATGAGCACAGGTTTGCTCCATTCAACAGTGTTATCACACCACCTCCAGTGCACTACTTGCAGTTTAAA GAAATGTCTGATTTGAATAAGTACAGCCCACCTCCTCAGTCATCAGATCTCTACATGGCAGCTAGCAAACACTTCCAGCAAGCTAAAATGATTCTTGAGAATATTCCTAATCCAGACTATGAG GTGAATCGAATTCTAAAGGTTGCTAAACCCAACATTGTGGTCATGAAGCTGCTGGCAGGAGGCCACAAAAAAGACTCTAAG gtTCCTCCAGAATTTGACTTCTCCCctcataaatattttccagttgtGAAGCTTGTTTGA
- the NAA35 gene encoding N-alpha-acetyltransferase 35, NatC auxiliary subunit isoform X2, with amino-acid sequence MVMKASAEDDDAGWELGMPDKMEKNHTSWVDITRDFEEACRELKLGELLHDKLFGLFEAMSAIEMMDPKMDAGMIGNQVNRKVLNFEQAIKDGTIKIKDLTSPELVGIMDTCFCCLITWLEGHSLAQTVFTCLYIHNPDFIEDPAMKAFALGILKICDIAREKVNKAAVFEEEDFQSMTYGFKMANSVTDLRVTGMLKDVEDDLQRRVKHQQCLAVFSRVKFTRVLLTVLIAFTKKELDFCLVRQKSFVASPKAKTSAVAEAQKLMTQAADLLSAIHNSLHHGIQAQNDTTKGDHPIMMGFEPLVNQRLLPPTFPRYAKIIKREEMVNYFSKLIDRIKTVCEVVNLTNLHCILDFFCEFSEQSPCVLSRSLLQTTFLVDNKKVFGTHLMQDMVKDALRSFVSPPVLSPKCCLYNSHQAKDYIDSFVTHCVRPFCSLIQIHGHNRARQRDKLGHILEEFATLQDEAEKVDAALHSMLLKQEPQRQHLACLGTWVLYHNLRIMIQYLLSGFELELYSMHEYYYIYWYLSEFLYAWLMSTLSRADSSQMAEERIMEEQQKGRSSKKTKKKKKVRPLSREITMSQAYQNMCAGMYKTMIAFDMDGKVRKPKFELDSEQVRYEHRFAPFNSVITPPPVHYLQFKEMSDLNKYSPPPQSSDLYMAASKHFQQAKMILENIPNPDYEVNRILKVAKPNIVVMKLLAGGHKKDSKVPPEFDFSPHKYFPVVKLV; translated from the exons ATGGTTATGAAAGCTTCAGCCGAAGATGATGATGCAGGATGGGAACTCGGTATGCCTGACAAGATGGAAAAGAATCATACAAGCTGGGTAGATATAACCCGTGATTTTGAAGAAGCTTGCAGAG AACTGAAATTAGGAGAATTGCTTCATGACAAGCT TTTTGGTCTTTTTGAAGCCATGTCTGCCATTGAAATGATGGATCCCAAGATGGATGCTGGTATGATTGGAAACCAAGTTAATAGGAAAGTTCTTAACTTTGAACAAGCTATTAAG gatGGCACCATTAAAATAAAGGATCTCACTTCACCTGAGCTGGTAGGAATAATGGATACatgcttttgttgtttg ATAACATGGTTAGAGGGCCATTCCTTGGCACAGACAGTATTTACTTGCCTTTATATTCATAATCCAGACTTCATAGAAGATCCTGCTATGAAGGCTTTTGCTCTAGGAATCCTGAAAATCTGTGATATTGCCAGAGAAAAAGTTAACAAAGCTGCTGTTTTTGAGGAG gaaGATTTTCAGTCAATGACTTACGGATTTAAAATGGCGAATAGTGTGACAGATCTCAGAGTTACAG GTATGCTAAAAGATGTAGAAGATGATCTCCAAAGACGAGTGAAG CATCAACAGTGTTTAGCTGTGTTCAGCAGAGTCAAGTTTACCCGGGTACTGCTGACTGTTCTGATAGCATTTACCAAAAAAGAG ttGGATTTCTGCCTCGTTCGGCAGAAGAGTTTTGTGGCCTCTCCAAAAGCAAAA ACAAGTGCAGTTGCAGAAGCTCAGAAACTAATGACTCAGGCAGCTGACTTGCTTTCTGCCATTCACAATTCATTGCATCATGGTATCCAGGCACAGAATGATACCACAAAAGGAG ATCATCCTATTATGATGGGCTTTGAGCCTCTTGTTAATCAGAGATTGCTGCCACCAACTTTTCCTCGATAcgcaaaaataattaaaagggaagaaatggtcaattatttttccaaactAATAGACCGAATAAAAACTGTATGTGAAGTAGTCAACTTGACTAATTTGCACTGTATACTG GATTTTTTCTGTGAGTTTAGTGAGCAATCACCATGTGTTCTTTCAAGATCACTGTTACAG ACAACTTTTCTGGTAGATAACAAGAAGGTGTTTGGCACTCACCTCATGCAAGACATGGTAAAAGATGCTTTAAGGTCTTTTGTCAGTCCTCCAGTACTTTCCCCGAA gtGTTGTCTTTACAATAGTCACCAGGCAAAGGACTACATTGATTCCTTTGTGACACATTGCGTTCGG ccGTTCTGTAGTCTGATTCAAATCCATGGACACAACAGAGCTCGTCAGAGGGATAAACTGGGTCACATTCTTGAGGAATTTGCCACCCTTCAAGATGAG GCAGAAAAAGTAGACGCAGCACTGCATAGTATGTTACTGAAGCAGGAACCGCAAAGGCAACATTTGGCTTGCCTGGGCACCTGGGTCCTCTATCATAACCTTCGTATTATGATACAGTATCTTCTGAGTGGCTTTGAGTTGGAACTTTACAGTATGCATGAATACTACTACATATATTG GTATCTGTCAGAGTTCCTCTATGCCTGGTTGATGTCAACACTGAGCCGTGCTGACAGCTCTCAAATGGCGGAGGAGAGAATAATGGAGGAACAACAGAAGGGTCGTAGtagtaagaaaacaaagaaaaagaaaaaag TTCGCCCTCTCAGCAGAGAGATCACCATGAGTCAAGCATACCAAAATATGTGTGCTGGGATGTACAAG ACGATGATTGCGTTTGACATGGATGGCAAAGTAAGAAAACCCAAGTTTGAATTGGACAGTGAGCAAGTTCGATATGAGCACAGGTTTGCTCCATTCAACAGTGTTATCACACCACCTCCAGTGCACTACTTGCAGTTTAAA GAAATGTCTGATTTGAATAAGTACAGCCCACCTCCTCAGTCATCAGATCTCTACATGGCAGCTAGCAAACACTTCCAGCAAGCTAAAATGATTCTTGAGAATATTCCTAATCCAGACTATGAG GTGAATCGAATTCTAAAGGTTGCTAAACCCAACATTGTGGTCATGAAGCTGCTGGCAGGAGGCCACAAAAAAGACTCTAAG gtTCCTCCAGAATTTGACTTCTCCCctcataaatattttccagttgtGAAGCTTGTTTGA